Proteins co-encoded in one Brassica oleracea var. oleracea cultivar TO1000 chromosome C4, BOL, whole genome shotgun sequence genomic window:
- the LOC106338621 gene encoding F-box protein At5g36730-like: MTMMISKLPIDLVEEILSRVPLKSIGAVRSTCKKWNACFRDKHISKTGKEFLMNTRDHRVYLINVNHYKTHVNKFDLSVKRKGTLMTRENSGEVISIRWIKWPSGRFEEDQIAFGYNKSSCGIFGVSLKGDYYSYARDQESHGFLRCFDFTIERFGPRLPLPVDLSIVHGVSLSTVREEQLGLLVNRSDTYKMEVWVTNKTEPDAVLDEFPQG; this comes from the exons ATGACGATGATGATATCAAAACTTCCAATTGATTTGGTGGAGGAGATTCTCTCTAGGGTTCCACTGAAATCTATAGGAGCAGTACGATCTACTTGCAAAAAGTGGAACGCTTGCTTTAGAGATAAACACATAAGCAAAACAGGAAAAGAGTTTCTGATGAACACGAGAGATCATAGGGTTTATTTGATCAACGTCAACCATTACAAAACTCACGTCAACAAGTTTGATCTATCCGTGAAGCGTAAGGGTACACTTATGACTCGAGAAAATTCAGGTGAAGTAATATCTATAAG ATGGATTAAGTGGCCTAGTGGCCGATTTGAAGAAGATCAGATTGCGTTTGGATACAACAAATCCTCTTGTG GTATCTTTGGTGTGTCTTTGAAGGGAGACTATTACTCGTATGCTAGAGATCAGGAATCACATGGTTTCTTAAGGTGTTTTGATTTTACAATAGAGAGGTTTGGACCGCGTCTGCCTCTGCCAGTTGATCTTAGTATTGTACATGGTGTGTCTCTGTCTACGGTTAGAGAAGAGCAGCTTGGGCTGTTAGTAAACCGGTCCGATACGTATAAGATGGAGGTTTGGGTTACCAATAAAACTGAGCCGGATGCTGTCTTGGACGAATTTCCTCAAGGTTGA
- the LOC106340035 gene encoding ras-related protein RABF1-like — protein sequence MGCAASLPDRNSGALNGLSSSENADAKNLRVKLVLLGDSGVGKSCIVLRFVRGEFDTTSKVTVGASFLSQTIALQDSTTVKFEIWDTAGQERYSALAPLYYRGAAVAVIVYDITSPESFKKAQYWVKELQKHGAPDIVMALVGNKADLHEKREVLTDDGMELAEKNGMFFIETSAKTADNINQLFEEIGKRLPRPSPSS from the exons ATGGGATGTGCTGCTTCTCTTCCAG ACAGGAACTCTGGAGCCTTAAACGGTCTTAGCAGCTCAGAGAATGCAGATGCTAAGAATCTACGCGTAAAG TTAGTTCTGTTAGGAGACTCTGGCGTGGGTAAAAGCTGTATTGTCCTTCGGTTTGTCCGTGGTGAGTTTGATACAACATCTAAG GTGACTGTTGGAGCGTCGTTCTTGTCCCAGACAATAGCCTTGCAAGACTCTACCACGGTGAAGTTTGAAATATGGGATACAGCAGGGCAAGAGAG GTATTCTGCTCTTGCGCCACTATACTACCGTGGAGCTGCAGTTGCTGTCATTGTGTATGATATAACAAGCCCTGAATCTTTTAAGAAAGCTCAGTATTGGGTTAAG GAACTGCAAAAGCATGGAGCTCCGGATATTGTTATGGCTTTGGTTGGTAACAAAGCTGATCTACATGAAAAAAGAGAAGTACTAACCGAT GATGGTATGGAGCTTGCAGAGAAGAATGGCATGTTCTTTATTGAGACGTCTGCCAAGACAGCAGATAACATAAACCAACTGTTTGAG GAAATTGGCAAGAGGCTACCTCGTCCTTCTCCTTCATCATGA